A region of the Roseovarius nanhaiticus genome:
TCGGTCTTGGCCACCAGCCATGTCGCGCCCAATAGGGTGTAGCCGACCATCACGGCAATCCCGACAGTCAGCGAAAACGGCGTCAGCCAGTCCCACCAGCCGCCCGAATAGGCGCGCGCGGCCTCGTCGATCTGGATGCCCTGCAAGATGGCCCCGAGGGCGATCCCTTGCGACAGGGACGCGACCGAAGAGCCGCCGATAAAGGCCGCATCCCAGGCCCAGCGCCCCCTCTCGGTCCGCCAGCGGAATTCGAACGCGACCCCGCGAAAGATAAGCGCCAGCAGCATTGCCATGATGGGCACGTAAAGCGCGGGCAGGATCAGCGCATAGGCCAGCGGAAAGGCCGCAAAGAGGCCCCCGCCGCCAAGGACAAGCCATGTCTCGTTCCCGTCCCAGACGGGCGCGACCGAGTTCATGATGACGTCCCGATCGCCCTTCTTGCGCTCGACCGCGAAGAGCATCCCGAGGCCCAGATCGAACCCGTCGAGCACAACGTAGACCAGAACCGCAAAGGCGATCAGGAACGCCCAGATCGTCGTCAGGTCGATCGCGAATCCTTCGGTGATCGGCATGTCTCAGACCTCCTTCATGGCGCGGGGACGGCGGCTGGCTTCTTCGGGGGCGGGGGTGATGCCCGCCGCACGTGTTGGCCCGTCGACGACATCCTTGAACCGCTCCTCGTCCGAATGGGGCGGGCGCGACATCAGCCGCATGATGTAGAAGGTGCCAGCACCGAAGACCGCGAAATAGATCACGACGAATGCCACCAGCGAAGCGCCCACGGCGGGCGCGTCCAAAGGCGCGGCGCTGTCGACGGTGCGCAATAGGCCGTAGACCGTG
Encoded here:
- the cydB gene encoding cytochrome d ubiquinol oxidase subunit II, coding for MPITEGFAIDLTTIWAFLIAFAVLVYVVLDGFDLGLGMLFAVERKKGDRDVIMNSVAPVWDGNETWLVLGGGGLFAAFPLAYALILPALYVPIMAMLLALIFRGVAFEFRWRTERGRWAWDAAFIGGSSVASLSQGIALGAILQGIQIDEAARAYSGGWWDWLTPFSLTVGIAVMVGYTLLGATWLVAKTEGPLQERMRKRAWPLGVITLIFIGLVSLWTPFLQDGYYSRWFGGWNIALAIGVGGAVLLIAALMFRSLTIHKHDYRPFILALALFALCFVGLGVSMFPYIVPTEVTIYEAAAPARSQMFMLVGASILLPIILAYTAYAYWVFRGKIDPEKGYH